One genomic window of Saccopteryx bilineata isolate mSacBil1 chromosome 4, mSacBil1_pri_phased_curated, whole genome shotgun sequence includes the following:
- the IL9R gene encoding interleukin-9 receptor translates to MGLGRRIWEGWTLDSEALMRGMGAWLLVCTWVGLGVSAPGEGGGPEAGTFTCLNNNILRIDCHWSAPQLGQDPGPWLLFTSNYPPSNKYRCVLRAGACTVQLPPEEVIVPSDNFTITLHRLISGKEQVSLVDPQYLPRRHVKLDPPFDLQSNVSSDSCVLSWSIDPALEPLASLLSYELAFKRREEAWEQAQHRGHIVGVTWLSLEAVELDSGCSYEARLRVQMAALGDDVSEEERYEGHWSEWSRPVGFPSPRGQGLLVSPLGQPNSTLVAVSVFLLLSSLTYLLFKLSPRVKRTFCQDVPSPVAFFQPLYSVHRGNFQTWTGAHKAGVQLSRDCVGAAQGASECSVWEAITSLTYEPAEPWPCVGLAEGGTGAGLPADVLPAALEWGGQPPAYLPQEEWTLASPPEPAPPRSEGSSGSYCALGSYGGCYPSPFPENAQSSGLTQALACGPSCDQQSLDARPGGRSVEAGDSQVQDAGEQAA, encoded by the exons ATGGGACTGGGCAGACGCATCTGGGAAG GCTGGACCTTGGACAGTGAGGCCCTGATGCGTGGGATGGGCGCCTGGCTCCTGGTCTGCACCTGGGTTGGCTTAGGAGTCTCGGCgccaggggaaggaggag GGCCCGAGGCTGGGACTTTCACCTGCCTCAACAACAACATCCTCAGGATCGACTGCCACTGGTCTGCCCCACAGCTGGGCCAGGACCCCGGCCCTTGGCTCCTCTTCACCAG CAACTACCCGCCGAGCAACAAATACAGGTGTGTCCTCCGGGCGGGCGCGTGCACCGTGCAGCTGCCGCCCGAGGAGGTCATTGTGCCTTCCGACAACTTCACCATCACCCTGCACCGTCTCATCTCCGGGAAGGAACAAGTCAGCCTGGTGGACCCCCAGTACCTGCCCCGGAGGCATG TGAAGCTGGACCCGCCCTTTGACCTGCAGAGCAACGTCAGCTCGGACTCCTGTGTCCTGAGCTGGAGCATCGATCCCGCCCTGGAGCCCCTGGCCTCGCTGCTCAGCTACGAGCTGGCCTTCAAGAGGCGGGAGGAGGCCTGGGAG CAGGCTCAGCACAGGGGTCACATTGTGGGGGTGACCTGGCTCAGCCTTGAAGCTGTGGAACTGGACTCTGGCTGCAGCTATGAGGCCCGACTGCGTGTGCAGATGGCCGCCCTGGGAGATGATGTCTCAGAGGAGGAGCGCTACGAGGGCCACTGGAGCGAGTGGAGCCGGCCCGTGGGCTTCCCCTCTCCCCGGGGACAAG GCCTCCTCGTCTCACCTTTGGGACAGCCCAACAGCACCCTGGTCGCTGTGTCTGTCTTTCTTCTGCTGAGCAGCCTGACCTACCTCCTGTTCAAGCTGTCACCCAG GGTGAAGAGGACCTTCTGCCAGGACGTGCCCTCCCCGGTGGCCTTCTTCCAGCCTCTCTACAGCGTGCACAGGGGGAACTTCCAG ACCTGGACAGGGGCCCACAAAGCTGGTGTGCAGCTGAGCCGGGACTGTGTTGGTGCCGCACAAGGAGCCTCGGAGTGCAGCGTCTGGGAGGCCATTACATCGCTTACCTATGAGCCTGCAGAGCCCTGGCCATGCGTGGGCCTGGCGGAGGGGGGCACTGGCGCTGGACTCCCCGCGGATGTGTTGCCAGCAGCCCTGGAGTGGGGAGGGCAGCCGCCTGCCTACCTGCCGCAAGAGGAGTGGACCCTCGCGAGCCCCCCCGAGCCAGCTCCCCCACGGTCAGAGGGCAGCAGCGGCAGCTACTGCGCCCTGGGCTCTTATGGGGGATGCTACCCCTCGCCTTTCCCAGAAAACGCGCAGAGTTCTGGGCTCACCCAGGCCTTGGCCTGTGGCCCTTCCTGTGACCAGCAGAGCCTGGATGCCCGGCCAGGAGGTCGCTCTGTGGAAGCTGGAGACAGTCAAGTCCAAGACGCTGGTGAACAGGCTGCCTGA